Proteins from a single region of Nitrospira sp.:
- a CDS encoding glycosyltransferase, whose protein sequence is MIFFQDPINRARLISAVKSSRLYILGSVVKAAALQARENLSQEILNRAVVSLEPQGPPKGYVLLSHVVKAFLLPPGQPIPRDHHHYWVALQMAQTFLDLGYGVDVINFHNKTFWPRRDYAMMVDTRWNLERLAPALNPDCIKVLHIDTAHPLFQNAAEASRLLDLQQRRGVTLKPWRYEVPHLGIEHADYATMNGNRFSMETFRYAGKQIFPVPVAAPVLYPWPADKDWQGCRNQFLWINSGGLVHKGLDLILEAFAGMPGCHLTVCGPIKGEKEFERAYFKELYETPNIHTEGWMDLSSDRFMGLAERCVGILSASASEARSGSVIGGMHAGLIPIISYESGVDVDDFGVVLPRCSVGEIKRAVQRIAASPGGKLQAMARGAWESARTHHTRERWTEVYRSVIDSIFRLHADKAGASPLVQAPATPKQSLRSVK, encoded by the coding sequence ATGATCTTCTTTCAAGACCCAATTAACAGAGCGCGCCTGATCTCTGCGGTGAAATCGTCCCGGCTTTATATTCTGGGGAGTGTGGTCAAGGCTGCGGCTTTGCAGGCCCGGGAGAATTTGAGCCAGGAGATTCTCAATCGTGCAGTGGTGTCTCTCGAACCGCAGGGGCCACCGAAAGGCTATGTGCTGCTCTCGCATGTGGTCAAGGCCTTCCTGCTGCCGCCGGGGCAGCCGATCCCGAGGGATCACCATCACTATTGGGTGGCGCTGCAGATGGCGCAGACGTTCTTAGACCTCGGGTACGGTGTCGACGTCATCAACTTTCACAACAAAACCTTCTGGCCCAGGCGTGACTACGCCATGATGGTCGATACCCGGTGGAATCTTGAACGGCTGGCTCCCGCCCTGAATCCCGACTGCATCAAAGTGTTGCATATCGACACGGCGCATCCGCTCTTCCAGAACGCGGCGGAAGCCAGCCGCCTGCTCGACTTGCAGCAGCGCCGCGGTGTGACGCTGAAGCCCTGGCGATATGAGGTGCCGCATCTCGGGATCGAACATGCAGACTATGCGACGATGAACGGGAACCGGTTCAGCATGGAGACGTTTCGATACGCGGGGAAACAGATCTTTCCTGTGCCGGTCGCTGCTCCGGTGCTGTATCCGTGGCCTGCCGACAAGGACTGGCAAGGCTGCCGCAATCAGTTCCTGTGGATCAACAGCGGGGGGCTTGTCCACAAGGGGCTCGACTTGATTCTGGAAGCCTTTGCCGGCATGCCGGGCTGTCACCTGACGGTGTGCGGTCCTATCAAGGGGGAAAAGGAATTTGAGCGGGCCTACTTCAAAGAACTGTATGAGACCCCCAATATTCATACCGAGGGATGGATGGATCTCAGTAGCGACCGCTTTATGGGGTTGGCCGAGCGCTGTGTGGGAATCCTTTCCGCGTCCGCATCGGAAGCCAGAAGCGGGTCGGTGATCGGAGGCATGCATGCAGGGCTCATTCCGATCATCAGTTATGAGAGCGGAGTCGATGTAGATGATTTCGGTGTGGTGTTGCCGCGCTGTTCGGTGGGCGAGATCAAGCGGGCAGTGCAAAGAATCGCTGCTTCTCCCGGCGGCAAGCTGCAGGCGATGGCCCGGGGCGCCTGGGAATCGGCTCGTACTCACCATACTCGCGAACGGTGGACGGAGGTCTATCGGTCTGTGATCGATAGTATCTTCCGGTTGCACGCCGACAAGGCCGGGGCCTCCCCACTCGTGCAAGCACCAGCCACCCCTAAGCAATCTCTTCGGAGTGTGAAGTAG
- a CDS encoding glycosyltransferase: MFPALRRLFARFKVYRVARAVYWRLPQIVKEAELGDSEVTSLLPEGSPRGTVLLSHIRGDFLNNPNRPVPNTHTNFWTALDMARTFLELGYRVDVISFCNHDFLPKTGYDVIIDTRYNLQRLAPLLGRGCLKILHIDTAHMLFQNAAEASRLLDMQRRRGGTLLPVRYERPNLAIEHADCATVCANDFTIGTYRYAGKPIYRIPIPAARLCPWPAGKSFSASRRHFLWFASYGMVHKGLDLVLEAFAGMPEYHLTICGPVEREPDFVAAYRRELFETPNIHLRGWIDIDSREFLDLADRCIAHVFTSCSEGGAACVIETMHAGLIPIVNYESSVDVHDFGVLLKGVSVEDIRDGVRTIAEMPAAVLEERARRAWEHVRAHHTREHFSRVYRQTIREILREHGRPC, from the coding sequence ATGTTTCCCGCCCTAAGGCGCCTTTTCGCCAGGTTCAAGGTCTATCGGGTTGCGAGAGCGGTCTATTGGCGTTTGCCGCAGATCGTCAAGGAGGCGGAACTGGGGGATAGCGAGGTCACGTCTCTCCTTCCCGAGGGATCGCCGCGAGGGACGGTGCTGCTGTCGCACATCAGAGGCGACTTCTTGAACAATCCCAACCGGCCCGTTCCCAACACGCATACGAATTTCTGGACGGCCCTCGATATGGCCAGGACGTTTTTGGAGCTGGGCTATCGCGTGGATGTCATCAGCTTCTGTAATCACGATTTCCTTCCGAAGACGGGCTATGATGTCATCATCGACACGCGATACAATCTCCAGCGGCTTGCCCCGCTGCTCGGCCGGGGTTGCCTGAAGATCCTGCACATCGACACGGCCCACATGCTGTTTCAGAACGCAGCCGAGGCCAGTCGGTTGCTCGATATGCAACGGCGGAGAGGGGGCACGCTTCTCCCGGTCAGATACGAACGGCCCAATCTCGCCATCGAGCATGCCGATTGCGCGACCGTCTGCGCCAACGACTTCACCATCGGGACCTATCGCTACGCGGGCAAGCCGATCTATCGAATTCCGATCCCTGCCGCGCGGCTCTGTCCCTGGCCGGCCGGGAAAAGTTTTTCAGCCAGCCGGCGGCACTTTCTCTGGTTCGCCAGTTATGGGATGGTCCACAAGGGGCTGGATCTCGTGCTGGAGGCGTTTGCCGGGATGCCCGAGTATCACCTGACGATCTGCGGTCCGGTCGAACGTGAGCCGGACTTCGTGGCGGCGTACCGCAGGGAACTGTTCGAGACTCCGAATATTCACCTGCGCGGGTGGATCGATATCGACAGCCGGGAGTTTCTCGATCTGGCGGATCGCTGTATCGCGCATGTGTTCACGTCCTGCTCGGAAGGCGGCGCCGCGTGCGTGATCGAGACCATGCATGCGGGGCTCATTCCGATCGTCAACTACGAGTCCAGTGTCGATGTGCACGATTTCGGTGTGCTCCTCAAGGGCGTTTCGGTAGAGGATATTCGAGACGGTGTCCGGACGATCGCCGAGATGCCGGCGGCGGTGCTGGAGGAGCGGGCGCGCCGCGCCTGGGAGCATGTCAGGGCGCATCATACCCGCGAACACTTTTCTCGTGTCTACCGGCAGACCATTCGAGAGATCTTACGGGAACATGGCCGCCCTTGTTAG
- a CDS encoding NAD-dependent epimerase/dehydratase family protein — protein MNMANAFWSQQRVLVTGGSGFLGSHLCRRLVDCGAEVHATSRVERAQRDSEPRWRQADLADIGVAHRLVSEVRPDIVYHLAGSVTAVPGKEFVLPTFHSLLTSTVNLLAAVTEFGCRRLILCGSFMEPDASQGVVTPASPYAAAKWAASGYGRMFQALYGTPTVILRTYMTYGPGQDRKKLIPATIGSLLRGAPPQLASGRWQADWVYVDDVLEGFLAAAHTPGLEGCTLELGSGTLVSVRAIVEELVAIMHPSVQPVFGALPDRPLEPVRAASMTQSAQKLGWQPSTSLNAGLRRTVEWYSARENGINL, from the coding sequence ATGAATATGGCGAATGCCTTCTGGTCACAACAAAGGGTTCTGGTGACCGGCGGGAGCGGGTTTCTCGGAAGCCATCTCTGTCGCCGGCTCGTGGACTGTGGGGCGGAGGTGCATGCCACCTCGCGAGTCGAGCGGGCGCAGCGTGACTCGGAGCCACGCTGGCGGCAGGCGGATCTGGCGGACATCGGCGTTGCGCACCGGCTCGTGTCGGAGGTACGGCCGGACATCGTCTATCATCTCGCCGGATCCGTGACGGCGGTGCCGGGCAAAGAATTTGTCCTCCCGACCTTCCACAGCCTGCTGACGAGCACCGTCAATCTGCTGGCGGCAGTCACTGAGTTCGGTTGTCGTCGCCTCATTTTGTGTGGATCGTTCATGGAGCCGGATGCAAGCCAGGGCGTGGTCACCCCCGCTTCTCCCTATGCCGCGGCCAAGTGGGCGGCGAGCGGGTACGGCCGCATGTTCCAGGCCTTGTACGGGACTCCGACCGTGATCCTCCGCACGTACATGACGTATGGGCCGGGGCAGGATCGTAAGAAGCTGATCCCTGCGACGATCGGTTCGCTGTTACGAGGTGCGCCGCCGCAGCTCGCCAGCGGACGCTGGCAAGCGGACTGGGTTTACGTGGACGACGTGCTCGAAGGATTTCTTGCCGCCGCGCACACTCCCGGCCTTGAAGGATGCACGCTTGAATTGGGGTCAGGAACACTTGTGTCCGTTCGCGCGATTGTCGAAGAGCTGGTCGCGATCATGCATCCCTCCGTGCAGCCGGTGTTCGGAGCCTTGCCGGATCGGCCTCTGGAACCGGTGCGTGCCGCCAGCATGACCCAATCCGCACAGAAGCTGGGGTGGCAACCGTCGACCTCCCTCAATGCCGGCCTGCGCCGGACCGTCGAATGGTACAGTGCCCGTGAGAATGGTATCAACCTGTAG
- a CDS encoding DUF4910 domain-containing protein: MNRGKSGDRDVSQEAGEAMHGLMAELFPICRSITGQGVRETLGRIQSRIPLNIHEVPSGTQVFDWTVPLEWNIRDAYIKNLRGERVVDFLQSNLHVVGYSSPVRRRMRFSELKQHLHTLPDHPDWIPYRTSYYKESWGFCLSHNQLRRLTDEEYDVCIDATLTEGHLTYGEILLPGRIQDEVLISTHVCHPSLCNDNLSGIAVATWLTEWLRAQPRRYSYRVLFIPATIGSITWLSRHQDEAARIKHGLVLTGIGDAGPCTYKKSRRGDTEIDRAIVHALTHSGISHNVTDFIPYGYDERQYCSPGFNLAVGCLSRTPHSQYPEYHTSADNLDFVKPQALAESLGVCQTTIEILEGNKTYLNQNPRCEPQLGKRGLYRAIGGQAGEKSMEMAMLWVLNLSDGHHTLLDIAERSQLPFATVAQAASDLIAHALLAPAPERSPAA, translated from the coding sequence GTGAATAGAGGCAAGAGCGGCGATCGTGACGTTTCACAGGAGGCCGGGGAGGCCATGCATGGCCTGATGGCCGAATTGTTTCCCATCTGTCGAAGTATCACAGGCCAAGGCGTACGTGAGACGCTTGGCCGTATTCAGAGTCGCATTCCCCTCAATATTCATGAGGTGCCCAGCGGCACGCAGGTATTCGATTGGACCGTTCCGTTGGAGTGGAATATCCGCGACGCCTATATAAAGAACCTGCGAGGAGAGCGGGTCGTCGACTTCCTGCAATCGAACCTCCATGTAGTCGGGTATAGCAGCCCCGTGCGCCGACGAATGCGCTTCTCCGAGTTGAAGCAGCACCTCCATACACTTCCCGACCATCCGGACTGGATTCCCTACCGCACGTCCTACTACAAGGAGAGCTGGGGATTCTGTCTCAGTCACAATCAGTTGCGCCGCCTGACGGACGAAGAGTACGACGTCTGCATCGATGCGACGCTGACCGAGGGGCATCTCACATACGGAGAAATCTTGCTGCCTGGGCGGATTCAGGATGAAGTGCTCATTTCCACCCATGTTTGCCATCCTTCGTTGTGCAACGATAACTTGTCCGGAATTGCCGTGGCCACATGGTTGACCGAGTGGCTACGCGCGCAACCGCGGCGCTATTCCTATCGGGTCCTGTTTATTCCGGCAACCATCGGCTCTATCACCTGGTTGAGCCGGCACCAGGATGAGGCGGCGCGCATCAAACACGGGCTGGTACTGACAGGGATCGGAGATGCTGGTCCCTGTACCTATAAGAAAAGTCGCCGGGGCGACACGGAAATCGACCGGGCGATAGTTCATGCGCTCACCCACTCTGGAATATCCCACAATGTCACCGATTTCATTCCCTACGGGTACGATGAGCGTCAATACTGCTCGCCCGGGTTCAATCTCGCAGTGGGCTGTCTCAGTAGGACGCCCCACAGCCAATATCCCGAATATCATACTTCTGCCGACAATCTGGATTTCGTCAAACCGCAGGCCCTCGCCGAATCGCTGGGTGTGTGTCAAACTACAATAGAGATCCTCGAAGGCAACAAGACCTACCTCAACCAGAATCCGCGCTGCGAACCGCAGTTGGGGAAACGCGGACTGTATCGGGCGATTGGAGGGCAGGCCGGAGAGAAATCAATGGAGATGGCCATGCTCTGGGTGCTCAATCTCTCAGACGGCCACCATACGCTCCTCGATATTGCCGAACGGTCGCAACTCCCCTTTGCGACGGTGGCCCAGGCAGCGTCCGATTTAATTGCGCACGCGCTGCTGGCACCGGCGCCAGAGCGATCGCCCGCGGCTTAA
- a CDS encoding class I SAM-dependent methyltransferase produces MDHAGCRFCGTALQHIFVDLGMSPMANSYLKPHQLNRMEPFYPLRAFVCEQCFLVQLEEFESPDHIFSDYAYFSSFSDLFLQHAKEYVDMAMDRFKLGAASYVVEIASNDGYLLQNFVKRGVPVLGIEPAKNVAEVAVKKGVPSLVKFFGVETARELAAKGRRPDLLIGNNVLAHVPDLNDFVGGLKILLSPSGVVTMEFPHLMRLMGFNQFDTIYHEHFSYFSLTTVTQIFSKHGLTLFDVEEISTHGGSLRIYARHDGDGSKPVTERLTALRAKEATEGFATLDHYLSFSEGVNETKRALLEFLIKAKREGKKVVAYGAAAKASTLLNFCGVRTDLVDYLVDRSTYKQGHWLPGVHIPIYDPERIKADKPDYVMILAWNLKDEVMAQMAFIRDWGGKFVVPIPKITVHS; encoded by the coding sequence ATGGATCACGCAGGATGCCGGTTTTGCGGAACAGCGTTACAGCATATATTCGTCGATCTCGGTATGTCGCCGATGGCGAATTCATATCTGAAGCCGCACCAACTGAACCGCATGGAGCCGTTTTATCCATTGCGCGCCTTTGTCTGCGAGCAGTGTTTCCTGGTGCAACTTGAAGAGTTTGAGAGCCCTGATCACATTTTTTCCGACTATGCCTACTTCTCTTCGTTCTCCGATCTGTTCCTGCAGCATGCGAAAGAGTATGTGGACATGGCGATGGACCGGTTCAAGCTGGGGGCGGCCAGTTACGTGGTCGAGATCGCCAGCAACGATGGATATCTGCTCCAGAATTTTGTGAAACGAGGGGTCCCTGTCCTGGGTATAGAACCGGCTAAGAATGTGGCGGAGGTGGCCGTCAAGAAAGGAGTGCCCTCGCTCGTCAAGTTCTTCGGGGTCGAGACTGCCCGTGAACTGGCTGCGAAGGGGCGACGTCCGGATCTCCTGATCGGGAACAATGTGTTGGCCCATGTGCCGGACTTGAATGACTTTGTCGGCGGACTCAAAATTCTCCTTAGTCCGAGCGGAGTCGTCACCATGGAGTTCCCTCACTTGATGAGGCTCATGGGCTTCAACCAGTTTGATACGATCTACCACGAGCACTTCTCCTATTTCTCCTTGACCACGGTGACGCAGATATTCAGCAAGCATGGACTGACCCTCTTTGATGTCGAAGAAATCTCGACGCACGGCGGGTCGTTACGGATCTATGCGCGCCATGACGGAGATGGGTCCAAGCCGGTCACCGAGCGGTTGACGGCTCTTAGGGCCAAGGAAGCGACGGAAGGCTTTGCAACACTCGACCATTACCTGTCTTTTTCCGAGGGCGTCAACGAGACAAAGCGCGCGCTCCTGGAGTTTCTGATCAAGGCGAAACGGGAAGGCAAGAAAGTCGTAGCATACGGAGCGGCGGCGAAAGCCAGCACCTTGCTCAATTTTTGCGGTGTTCGGACGGATCTAGTCGATTACCTGGTCGATAGGAGTACGTACAAGCAGGGGCATTGGCTGCCGGGAGTTCACATCCCCATTTACGATCCCGAACGTATCAAGGCAGACAAACCGGACTATGTGATGATTCTGGCCTGGAATCTCAAGGATGAAGTCATGGCACAGATGGCGTTCATTCGTGACTGGGGAGGAAAATTCGTCGTGCCGATTCCCAAGATTACGGTCCATTCGTGA
- a CDS encoding UDP-glucose/GDP-mannose dehydrogenase family protein, which produces MKISVIGTGYVGLVSGTCLAERGHRVTCVDIRSEVVNEINAGRPPIHEIGLEDMLQTVRKNGTLSATTDARQAILDSDVTLICVGTPTVAGRMDLSQVVAAAEQIGTVLAEKRTYHVVAVKSTVLPGTTEGPVQSAIESRSGRKVGEGWGLCMNPEFLREGRAVEDFRLPDRIVVGATDAAAAEVFLRVYEEFTCPKLVTTPRTAEMIKYVSNSMLATLISFSNEIGNMCAALPGVDARLVWKGVHLDRRLTPVSGEAGGPAGVTEYLWHGLGFGGSCFPKDVAALRGFGRTVGEPTRILDAVLEINAAQPLRMVALLEKEVNLSGKQIAILGLAFKPGTDDLRESPALPLVEELVKRGAQVVAHDPIAMPQAKKRAEFAKVRFVESWQAALQESDACCLVTAWPEYRSISASDFSRLMRQPLLIDGRGIYDPAVFTSGGVRWRGVGYTPTTG; this is translated from the coding sequence ATGAAAATCTCAGTCATCGGAACAGGGTATGTCGGGCTCGTATCGGGGACGTGTCTGGCGGAGAGAGGGCATCGCGTAACCTGCGTGGACATCCGATCAGAGGTGGTGAATGAAATTAACGCCGGACGTCCTCCCATCCATGAAATTGGCTTGGAGGATATGCTGCAAACGGTGCGCAAGAACGGCACCCTTTCTGCGACCACCGACGCGCGACAGGCCATTCTGGACTCGGATGTGACGTTGATCTGTGTCGGGACCCCGACGGTAGCCGGCCGGATGGATCTCTCCCAGGTTGTGGCTGCTGCAGAACAGATCGGGACCGTGCTGGCAGAGAAGCGCACGTATCATGTTGTGGCGGTGAAAAGCACCGTCTTGCCGGGAACGACGGAAGGGCCGGTACAGAGCGCCATCGAATCCCGTTCAGGGCGGAAAGTCGGAGAGGGATGGGGATTGTGTATGAACCCCGAGTTTCTCCGAGAAGGTCGAGCCGTCGAGGATTTTCGGTTGCCGGATCGGATCGTGGTCGGGGCAACGGACGCCGCCGCGGCTGAGGTGTTCCTCCGCGTGTACGAGGAGTTCACGTGCCCCAAGCTGGTGACGACACCGCGAACGGCGGAAATGATCAAATATGTGTCGAACTCCATGCTCGCAACGTTGATCTCGTTTTCCAACGAGATCGGAAACATGTGTGCGGCTCTTCCTGGAGTGGATGCCCGGCTAGTGTGGAAAGGGGTGCATCTCGATCGACGGTTGACTCCGGTGAGCGGAGAGGCCGGCGGGCCGGCCGGGGTGACCGAATATTTGTGGCATGGACTTGGATTTGGGGGAAGCTGCTTCCCCAAGGATGTGGCGGCGTTGCGGGGATTCGGCCGCACGGTAGGAGAACCAACCAGGATCTTGGACGCCGTCTTGGAAATTAACGCCGCCCAGCCGCTCCGAATGGTGGCGCTCCTGGAAAAAGAAGTCAACCTCTCCGGGAAACAGATCGCGATTCTCGGGTTGGCGTTCAAGCCGGGGACCGATGATTTGCGAGAGTCCCCTGCGCTCCCGCTGGTGGAAGAACTGGTAAAGAGGGGAGCGCAGGTAGTCGCACACGACCCGATCGCGATGCCTCAGGCGAAGAAGCGCGCCGAATTCGCCAAGGTTCGTTTCGTAGAAAGCTGGCAGGCGGCGCTTCAAGAAAGTGACGCCTGCTGTCTGGTGACGGCGTGGCCGGAATACCGCAGCATCTCCGCGTCCGATTTCTCACGGCTCATGCGGCAGCCGCTCCTCATCGACGGACGGGGCATTTATGACCCGGCGGTATTCACGTCGGGTGGAGTCCGGTGGCGCGGCGTAGGCTATACGCCAACCACGGGGTAG
- a CDS encoding NAD-dependent epimerase/dehydratase family protein, whose protein sequence is MGAEKSVYAKATEWLDEDWARMEKTLGDRVQAFAGKRVLVTGAAGFLGFGFLHFLAYLNRSALKAAPLSFLAADNFIRGCPRWLVELAAGTPRMRLIRQDITKPWPDGETERFDFIIHGASIASPQVYRKYPLETLDTNISGLRHMLDLARQHQSTSILYFSSSEIYGDPPAHEIPTRESYRGNVSCIGPRACYDESKRLGETLCYLYAQQYGVPAKIVRPFNNYGPGLRLADGRVLPDFCRDVLADRDIVLHSDGSPTRTFCYVSDALTGYLLALLSTHHAEPFNVGSEAPEISMRDLGAMLLAVAGSQRQVIHKPSAEADYLTDNPNRRCPNLEKSHTMLGYQPLVGLQAGLGRMLHWYRHFVELENLVEAPQGK, encoded by the coding sequence ATGGGTGCTGAGAAGTCGGTGTATGCGAAGGCCACGGAATGGCTCGATGAAGACTGGGCGCGAATGGAGAAGACCCTCGGCGACCGGGTCCAGGCATTCGCGGGAAAGCGGGTGCTCGTCACGGGCGCCGCAGGGTTTCTTGGGTTCGGGTTCCTGCACTTCCTGGCGTATCTCAACCGGAGCGCGTTGAAGGCGGCTCCTCTTTCTTTCCTCGCGGCTGATAACTTCATCAGAGGCTGTCCGCGCTGGCTGGTCGAACTCGCCGCCGGAACTCCGCGCATGAGGCTGATTCGACAGGATATCACCAAGCCCTGGCCGGACGGGGAAACCGAACGATTTGATTTCATTATTCACGGCGCCTCCATCGCGAGCCCGCAGGTCTATCGCAAATATCCATTGGAGACACTGGATACCAACATCTCGGGATTGCGCCACATGCTCGATCTGGCGAGGCAACATCAGAGCACAAGCATTTTGTATTTCAGCTCCAGTGAAATATATGGCGATCCGCCTGCGCACGAAATCCCGACGCGCGAATCATACCGGGGAAATGTCTCGTGCATCGGCCCCCGGGCTTGTTATGACGAGTCCAAGCGGTTGGGAGAAACGCTGTGTTACCTCTATGCGCAGCAATATGGTGTGCCTGCGAAGATCGTGCGCCCCTTCAACAATTATGGCCCGGGATTGAGGCTGGCAGATGGGCGGGTATTACCCGACTTTTGCCGGGACGTGCTCGCCGATCGAGATATCGTCCTGCATTCGGATGGAAGCCCGACCAGGACGTTTTGCTATGTGTCCGATGCTCTGACGGGATATCTCCTCGCGTTACTCTCAACCCATCATGCTGAGCCGTTCAACGTGGGCTCAGAGGCTCCTGAAATTTCCATGCGTGACCTTGGGGCGATGCTCTTGGCGGTCGCCGGAAGCCAACGGCAAGTGATTCACAAACCCAGCGCAGAAGCCGATTATTTGACGGACAATCCTAACAGGCGATGTCCCAATCTTGAGAAAAGCCATACGATGCTAGGGTACCAGCCGCTAGTCGGTCTCCAGGCCGGTCTTGGAAGAATGCTGCACTGGTACCGGCATTTCGTCGAATTAGAGAATCTGGTCGAGGCACCGCAAGGCAAGTAG
- the rfbF gene encoding glucose-1-phosphate cytidylyltransferase: MKAVILAGGLGTRLSEETTLKPKPMVEIGGKPILWHIMQIHAVHGVTEFVVALGYKGEIVKEYFLNFVAINNDLSIDLSTGKATIHDGIQPKWTVHLVDTGAGTQTGGRVGRLRKWLGNDETFMLTYGDGVADLNITKLVEFHRSHGKLATMTSVRSPARFGRIGFDGDSVREFFEKPEAGEGWINGGFFVLNTKALDYISGDDTIWERDPVERLAHDGQMMGFKHYGFWSCMDTLKEKNYLEELWQSGKAPWKIW, from the coding sequence ATGAAGGCAGTGATCCTTGCAGGTGGTTTGGGAACCCGGCTATCCGAGGAGACCACGCTGAAGCCAAAGCCGATGGTTGAAATCGGCGGGAAGCCGATCTTGTGGCACATCATGCAGATTCATGCGGTGCACGGGGTGACGGAGTTTGTGGTCGCGCTCGGTTATAAGGGAGAGATTGTAAAAGAGTACTTCCTCAATTTCGTCGCGATCAACAACGATCTATCCATTGACCTGTCCACCGGGAAAGCGACCATTCATGATGGCATCCAGCCAAAATGGACGGTCCATCTCGTAGATACAGGTGCGGGAACGCAAACAGGCGGTCGGGTCGGTCGCCTCAGGAAGTGGCTGGGGAACGACGAGACGTTTATGCTCACCTACGGGGACGGGGTGGCGGATCTCAATATCACGAAACTCGTGGAATTTCATCGGTCTCATGGCAAGCTAGCCACGATGACCTCGGTGCGGTCGCCGGCGCGCTTCGGGCGCATCGGGTTTGACGGCGATAGTGTGAGGGAGTTCTTCGAAAAGCCCGAGGCCGGGGAAGGGTGGATTAACGGGGGATTCTTCGTGCTCAATACAAAAGCGCTCGACTACATTTCTGGCGATGACACAATTTGGGAGCGTGATCCTGTCGAACGGCTGGCCCACGATGGCCAGATGATGGGTTTTAAACACTACGGGTTTTGGTCGTGCATGGACACGCTGAAGGAAAAAAACTACCTGGAAGAACTGTGGCAGTCCGGCAAGGCCCCTTGGAAAATCTGGTAG